In Pseudomonas putida, a genomic segment contains:
- a CDS encoding fimbria/pilus outer membrane usher protein, translating to MFDLQTLRARGVDPAVAAYLGQSPRFIPGLQRVKLRVNDRSLGTVEVRFSEAGRLCFDRSLLEAAQLQVPADQSSDPGTDCHRFALEHPQTQVSLDPQNAVVDLRVPASGLMPLHAGKPLLEYDTGGVAGILNYDLSWANHRFKRGAEDAWAARTELGMNAGGWALRTNQIFSQFGGRQRRTLLDAYAQRGLADQGLVLQLGQINLGNPVLSGLAVTGGQVFPEQALAGQWQRRLVEGIAQTQARLEVRQAGRLVHTAWVAAGPFAVELPAQVDAHAPLQVTIIEASGERRERRLSAAPAAAADSPTGFTFGLGTLRGVRQSPAVLSGGWNGALAEGLSASLGGLSSSGYQALGWGLGMQPWVDAQASATVRHSLVSHSARVGAQGQLQLSQRLAPNWQVTLGYLRQGQGYREFHDTLPGAYRVRRVFERDQYSLGGSWQHAVIGGLNLSVSRSRLIDGERSGRLGLAWSKQLTQFSVNAGMDWGMGAAGDRARAMHLGVSVPLGGSRRLRTTFRNAGNLQRVGVTFHERLNDRVAYDLGLERHSGEDLLQSRIGLSLMSRYNQVRLDHVDTGRGRRSLTAQVRGGAVVHDAGLTLSAYPVQDTFALLSIGELAGVKVNTPSGPVWTDGNGRGVVARVEPFGSSQVQVHAPSLPRNVELGNALATVQAQRAAVSQVVFEAYERRRLLLHGAFAGQPLPTGAAVSDEVDGFITVVQRGGLIFLHDFRPGRRLRVESPELGTCVLEFQPADPSDPTLYYETLPAICRAV from the coding sequence GTGTTTGACCTGCAGACCTTGCGCGCGCGTGGCGTCGATCCGGCGGTAGCGGCGTACCTCGGCCAGTCGCCACGCTTTATACCCGGGCTCCAGCGGGTCAAATTGAGGGTCAACGACCGCTCTCTGGGAACTGTCGAAGTGCGTTTCTCCGAAGCAGGGCGCTTGTGCTTCGATCGGTCGTTGCTGGAGGCTGCCCAACTGCAGGTTCCTGCCGATCAGTCCAGCGATCCAGGCACCGATTGTCATCGGTTCGCTCTCGAGCATCCGCAGACCCAGGTGTCGCTCGACCCCCAGAACGCCGTGGTCGACCTGAGAGTGCCCGCTTCCGGGCTGATGCCGCTTCACGCTGGCAAGCCGTTGCTGGAATACGATACCGGTGGCGTGGCGGGGATTCTCAACTACGACCTGTCTTGGGCTAATCATCGCTTCAAGCGTGGTGCCGAGGACGCTTGGGCCGCCAGGACCGAGCTTGGCATGAATGCCGGGGGCTGGGCACTGCGCACGAACCAGATTTTCAGCCAATTCGGCGGTCGGCAACGCCGCACGCTGCTCGATGCCTACGCCCAGCGCGGCCTCGCTGACCAGGGCTTGGTCTTGCAACTTGGCCAGATCAACTTGGGGAATCCCGTGCTGAGCGGCCTGGCGGTCACAGGGGGGCAGGTGTTTCCCGAGCAAGCCTTGGCAGGGCAGTGGCAGCGGCGGTTGGTCGAGGGTATCGCGCAAACCCAGGCCCGCCTGGAGGTGCGACAGGCGGGGCGGCTGGTGCATACGGCATGGGTGGCTGCCGGCCCGTTCGCTGTCGAGCTGCCCGCGCAGGTGGACGCGCATGCTCCCTTGCAGGTGACGATCATCGAGGCCAGCGGCGAACGGCGGGAGCGACGATTGTCGGCGGCGCCGGCTGCGGCAGCGGATTCACCGACCGGTTTTACCTTTGGCCTGGGCACGCTGCGCGGAGTCCGACAGTCGCCGGCGGTGCTCAGTGGCGGCTGGAACGGGGCCCTGGCCGAAGGCCTCAGTGCAAGCCTGGGAGGGCTTTCCAGTAGTGGTTACCAAGCGCTGGGGTGGGGGCTTGGCATGCAACCCTGGGTCGACGCCCAAGCATCGGCAACGGTGCGTCATTCCCTGGTAAGCCATAGTGCGCGGGTCGGGGCGCAGGGGCAGCTTCAGCTGTCGCAGCGCTTGGCGCCGAATTGGCAAGTGACGCTCGGCTATTTGCGCCAAGGTCAGGGCTATCGGGAGTTTCATGACACCTTGCCTGGTGCCTACAGAGTGCGACGTGTGTTCGAGCGCGATCAATACAGTCTGGGTGGGTCCTGGCAGCATGCCGTCATCGGTGGCTTGAACCTGTCGGTCAGTCGGTCGCGCCTGATCGATGGCGAGCGTTCGGGCCGGCTCGGGTTGGCGTGGTCCAAGCAACTGACCCAGTTTTCCGTCAATGCTGGAATGGACTGGGGAATGGGCGCTGCGGGGGATCGGGCGCGAGCTATGCATCTTGGTGTGAGCGTACCACTGGGTGGCAGCCGCCGGCTGCGCACGACCTTCCGAAACGCAGGGAACCTGCAGCGAGTTGGCGTGACCTTTCATGAGCGATTGAACGATCGCGTGGCCTACGATCTCGGACTTGAGCGGCACAGTGGCGAAGACCTGCTGCAAAGCCGTATCGGCCTGTCGCTGATGTCGCGCTACAACCAAGTACGTCTGGATCACGTCGATACCGGGCGGGGGCGGCGCAGCCTGACTGCCCAGGTTCGTGGTGGGGCTGTCGTTCACGACGCTGGCCTCACCCTTTCGGCCTACCCCGTGCAGGACACGTTCGCCTTGTTGAGCATTGGGGAACTGGCTGGCGTCAAGGTCAACACCCCAAGCGGTCCCGTCTGGACCGATGGTAACGGCCGCGGGGTGGTCGCCCGCGTCGAGCCTTTTGGTAGCAGCCAGGTTCAAGTTCACGCCCCCAGCCTGCCTCGCAACGTCGAACTGGGCAATGCCCTGGCGACCGTGCAGGCGCAGCGTGCAGCGGTGTCACAGGTGGTGTTCGAGGCCTACGAGCGGCGCCGCTTGTTATTGCATGGCGCGTTCGCTGGCCAGCCATTGCCTACCGGAGCTGCGGTGAGCGATGAGGTGGATGGTTTCATCACGGTAGTTCAGCGTGGTGGACTGATCTTTTTGCATGACTTTCGTCCCGGACGCCGCCTGAGGGTAGAGTCGCCCGAACTGGGCACCTGTGTCCTGGAGTTCCAGCCTGCCGACCCGTCGGACCCCACCCTGTATTACGAAACACTGCCGGCAATTTGTCGGGCGGTCTGA
- a CDS encoding fimbria/pilus chaperone family protein, whose translation MKTSPYIFCCIAALASMAHTPVRADGMVPETSIVIVHEADGEASLRVRNDDSRVALLLVDLQDIPEDEEPLLFLTQPAWRVEAGKEQVVRFILRTDIPLTTQRLKRVVFEGVPAVLEADGEPSRVGVSIRQNLPVLIHPKGLDFDRTPWTRLHWRVLDDALQVHNPSPYVVRLAQELVLQPSGQQVRLPRGYILPGEALRVALEQGIHAPVERVRLFPARVYGAATQFHEASLRQPDH comes from the coding sequence ATGAAAACTTCCCCGTACATTTTCTGCTGCATTGCCGCCCTGGCTTCGATGGCGCATACCCCGGTCAGGGCAGATGGCATGGTTCCGGAAACCTCCATCGTCATCGTCCATGAAGCCGACGGTGAGGCTTCGCTTCGTGTGCGCAACGACGACAGCCGGGTGGCATTGTTGTTGGTGGATTTGCAGGATATTCCGGAGGACGAAGAACCGCTGTTGTTCCTCACCCAGCCGGCTTGGCGTGTGGAGGCAGGCAAGGAGCAAGTGGTGCGGTTCATTTTACGTACCGACATCCCCTTGACCACCCAGCGCCTCAAGCGTGTGGTGTTCGAAGGTGTACCCGCAGTGCTGGAGGCCGATGGCGAACCTTCGCGGGTGGGTGTGAGTATTCGTCAGAACCTGCCGGTGCTGATTCATCCCAAGGGCCTGGACTTCGACCGCACCCCCTGGACCAGGCTGCATTGGCGCGTGCTTGACGACGCGCTGCAGGTGCACAACCCCAGCCCCTACGTGGTGAGGTTGGCCCAGGAGTTGGTGCTGCAGCCCTCTGGCCAGCAAGTGCGGCTGCCCCGGGGCTACATCTTGCCAGGTGAGGCGTTGCGGGTTGCGTTGGAGCAGGGTATCCATGCCCCCGTCGAACGGGTCCGGTTGTTTCCTGCCCGGGTATACGGAGCCGCGACGCAGTTCCATGAAGCGTCGCTGCGCCAGCCAGATCACTGA
- a CDS encoding DUF1120 domain-containing protein: MPTLSGGGLYDFGTIGTRQLSRERNSRFNSDYQALTVVCDTPTRFGIRAYDSRAASASTDNFLFGLGMSGHKPIGNYRLALQGASIEVDGSKSVSRLFSNDGGANWRRDDGVDHTLISNSRTNALHSFAPAGSSLPVPIQRLSADLRVELFISPLSDLDVADGIQLDGASTLEVHYL; encoded by the coding sequence ATGCCCACCCTCAGCGGGGGCGGCCTCTACGATTTCGGCACCATCGGTACCCGTCAGTTGAGTCGGGAGCGCAACAGCCGCTTCAACTCGGACTACCAGGCACTCACTGTAGTGTGCGATACGCCGACCCGCTTCGGTATCCGTGCATATGACTCCCGGGCTGCCAGCGCGTCGACCGATAACTTCCTGTTTGGCCTTGGCATGAGCGGCCACAAGCCAATCGGTAATTATCGCCTGGCGCTTCAGGGAGCCAGCATCGAGGTCGATGGCAGCAAATCGGTATCGCGTTTGTTCAGTAACGACGGGGGCGCGAACTGGAGGCGGGACGACGGGGTAGATCACACATTGATCAGCAACAGCCGGACCAACGCCTTGCACAGCTTCGCGCCGGCAGGCAGCAGCCTTCCCGTGCCGATACAGCGGCTGAGCGCTGACTTGAGAGTGGAGCTGTTCATCTCGCCGCTCAGTGACCTCGACGTTGCCGATGGTATTCAGCTCGATGGCGCCTCGACTCTGGAAGTGCATTACCTCTGA
- the dapE gene encoding succinyl-diaminopimelate desuccinylase — translation MTAPADLSPTLQLACDLIRRPSVTPVDADCQAQMMNRLGAVGFQLEPMRIEDVDNFWATHGTQDGPVLCFAGHTDVVPTGPVQQWQHEPFEALIDADGMLCGRGAADMKGSLASMVIASERFVQDYPNHRGRVAFLITSDEEGPAHHGTKAVVERLKARNERLDWCIVGEPSSTTLLGDVVKNGRRGSLGAKLTVRGKQGHVAYPHLARNPIHLAAPALAELAAEHWDEGNAFFPPTSFQISNLNSGTGATNVVPGDLTALFNFRFSTESTVEGLQARVSAILDKHQLDWSIDWALSGLPFLTEPGELLDAVSASIKGVTGRDTQPSTSGGTSDGRFIATMGTQVVELGPVNATIHQVDERILASDLDLLTEIYYQTLVRLLA, via the coding sequence ATGACGGCCCCAGCCGACCTGTCCCCCACCCTGCAACTGGCCTGCGACCTGATCCGTCGCCCGTCGGTCACCCCTGTCGATGCCGATTGCCAGGCGCAGATGATGAATCGCCTGGGCGCCGTGGGCTTCCAGCTCGAACCGATGCGCATCGAAGACGTCGACAACTTCTGGGCGACCCATGGCACCCAGGACGGCCCGGTACTGTGCTTCGCCGGCCATACCGACGTGGTCCCCACCGGCCCGGTACAGCAGTGGCAGCATGAGCCGTTCGAGGCGCTGATCGATGCCGATGGCATGCTCTGCGGCCGAGGCGCCGCCGACATGAAGGGCAGCCTGGCGTCCATGGTGATCGCCAGCGAGCGCTTCGTGCAGGACTACCCGAACCACCGGGGCCGGGTCGCCTTCCTCATCACCAGTGACGAGGAAGGCCCTGCGCACCATGGCACCAAGGCCGTGGTCGAGCGCCTGAAGGCACGCAACGAGCGCCTGGACTGGTGCATCGTCGGCGAGCCGTCGAGCACTACCCTGCTTGGCGATGTGGTCAAGAACGGCCGGCGTGGCTCGCTGGGCGCCAAGCTCACCGTGCGCGGCAAGCAGGGCCATGTGGCCTACCCGCACCTGGCGCGCAATCCGATCCATCTGGCCGCACCCGCCCTGGCGGAACTGGCCGCCGAGCACTGGGACGAAGGCAACGCATTCTTCCCACCGACCAGCTTCCAGATCTCCAACCTCAATTCCGGTACCGGCGCCACGAACGTGGTGCCAGGCGACCTGACCGCCCTGTTCAATTTCCGCTTCTCCACCGAGTCGACCGTCGAGGGCCTGCAAGCACGCGTTTCGGCGATCCTCGACAAGCATCAGCTGGACTGGTCGATCGACTGGGCGCTGTCCGGCCTGCCGTTCCTCACCGAACCGGGCGAGCTGCTCGATGCGGTGTCGGCCAGCATCAAGGGCGTCACCGGCCGCGATACCCAGCCCTCCACCAGCGGCGGCACCTCCGATGGTCGCTTCATCGCCACCATGGGTACCCAGGTGGTCGAACTCGGCCCGGTCAACGCCACCATCCACCAGGTCGACGAACGTATCCTGGCCAGCGACCTCGACCTGCTGACCGAAATCTACTACCAGACCCTGGTGCGGTTGCTCGCCTGA
- a CDS encoding putative RNA methyltransferase, giving the protein MLTCPLCQAALTRLDNGVVCPAGHRFDRARQGYLNLLPVQHKNSRDPGDNQAMVEARRDFLEAGHYAPVARRLAELAAERQPNAWLDIGCGEGYYTAQIAQAVPQAEGYALDISREAVKRACRRAPSVTWMVASMARVPLADASCQFIASVFSPLDWAEAKRVLSPGGGLMRVGPTSGHLMELREVLYDEVRPYADDKHLALVPPGMVHGHSETLAFRLSLAAPKARADLLAMTPHGWRASAEKRARVIDQPEPFEVTVSMRYDYFVRQD; this is encoded by the coding sequence ATGCTCACCTGCCCTCTTTGCCAGGCGGCCCTGACGCGGCTCGACAACGGCGTGGTGTGCCCGGCCGGCCACCGCTTCGACCGCGCTCGCCAGGGTTACCTGAATTTGCTGCCGGTGCAGCACAAGAACAGCCGCGACCCTGGTGACAACCAGGCCATGGTCGAGGCCCGCCGCGACTTCCTCGAGGCTGGCCACTATGCGCCAGTGGCCCGGCGCCTGGCCGAGCTTGCCGCCGAACGCCAGCCCAACGCCTGGCTCGACATTGGCTGCGGCGAAGGCTACTACACCGCGCAGATCGCCCAGGCCGTACCCCAGGCCGAAGGCTACGCCCTGGACATCTCCCGGGAGGCGGTCAAGCGCGCCTGCCGGCGGGCCCCATCGGTGACCTGGATGGTGGCCAGCATGGCCCGGGTGCCGTTGGCCGATGCCAGTTGCCAGTTCATCGCCAGCGTATTCAGCCCGCTGGACTGGGCCGAGGCCAAGCGTGTGCTCAGCCCTGGCGGCGGCCTGATGCGGGTTGGCCCGACCAGTGGCCACCTGATGGAGCTGCGGGAAGTGCTCTACGATGAAGTACGCCCCTACGCCGACGACAAGCACCTGGCCCTGGTGCCGCCCGGCATGGTCCACGGCCACAGCGAAACCCTGGCGTTCCGCTTGAGCCTGGCCGCGCCCAAGGCCCGTGCCGACCTGCTGGCGATGACCCCGCACGGCTGGCGTGCCAGTGCCGAGAAGCGCGCCCGGGTGATCGACCAGCCCGAGCCGTTCGAGGTCACGGTTTCCATGCGTTATGACTATTTCGTGCGCCAAGACTGA
- a CDS encoding cold-shock protein, with amino-acid sequence MSSRETGNVKWFNDAKGYGFIQREGGADVFVHYRAIRGEGHRTLVEGQRVEYACVQGQKGLQAEDVVGL; translated from the coding sequence ATGTCGTCTCGTGAGACTGGGAATGTAAAGTGGTTCAACGATGCCAAGGGTTATGGCTTCATTCAGCGCGAAGGTGGTGCGGATGTCTTCGTCCACTATCGGGCGATCCGCGGTGAGGGGCATCGTACCCTGGTCGAAGGGCAGCGCGTGGAATACGCCTGCGTGCAGGGCCAGAAAGGCCTGCAAGCCGAGGACGTGGTAGGCCTCTGA